The following are from one region of the Achromobacter xylosoxidans genome:
- a CDS encoding ABC transporter substrate-binding protein has translation MKMKLIAGVAASLALMCAVPAQAQQAVRIGAIYPLSGALASTGAEIKAAVELAVEIINNPHPELEGIPLAAGSGLPALGGAKIEVVFGDSQGKPEVGLADAQRLIDQEKVVALTGAYQSAVTKTASRIAEQRGIPYVNGESSSPDLTERGYKWFFRTSPNDDTFVENMMQFLDGIKAVPTAKIAVVYENTDFGVNTYKAVEKFAKQYNRQLVANIAYSAGSASVTAEVQKLAAAKPDVAIFASYTSDAMLFVRTMRESKYAPPVFLANDAGFIDSRFVQEVGPQVQGVLTRDVWGNDVAASKAGLKKINDMYKAKTGKDLNGNNARSMQGVLVLADAINRAGSTDPEAIRKALAATDLGEAQVAMPWAGVQFDAKGQNTKGSGLILELKGAAYQTVWPEKYRTDKNLPTLPFTWK, from the coding sequence ATGAAGATGAAGCTCATCGCGGGTGTCGCCGCGAGCCTGGCGCTGATGTGCGCCGTTCCCGCGCAGGCGCAACAGGCCGTGCGCATCGGCGCAATCTATCCGCTATCGGGCGCCTTGGCGTCCACCGGGGCTGAAATCAAGGCGGCCGTCGAACTGGCGGTCGAGATCATCAACAATCCGCATCCCGAGCTGGAAGGCATACCGCTGGCAGCGGGCAGCGGCTTGCCGGCGCTGGGCGGCGCCAAGATCGAAGTGGTGTTCGGCGATTCCCAGGGCAAGCCCGAAGTGGGCCTGGCCGACGCCCAACGCCTGATCGACCAGGAAAAGGTAGTGGCCCTGACCGGCGCTTACCAGTCCGCCGTGACCAAGACCGCCAGCCGCATCGCCGAGCAGCGCGGCATACCCTACGTCAATGGCGAATCCAGCAGCCCGGACCTGACCGAGCGCGGCTATAAGTGGTTCTTCCGCACCTCGCCCAACGACGATACCTTCGTCGAGAACATGATGCAGTTCCTGGATGGCATCAAGGCGGTGCCGACCGCCAAGATCGCCGTGGTGTACGAGAACACCGACTTCGGCGTGAACACTTACAAGGCGGTCGAAAAGTTCGCCAAGCAATACAACCGCCAATTGGTCGCCAACATCGCCTACAGCGCCGGCTCGGCCTCGGTGACGGCGGAAGTGCAGAAACTGGCGGCCGCCAAGCCCGATGTGGCGATCTTCGCCAGCTATACCTCGGACGCCATGCTGTTCGTGCGCACCATGCGCGAAAGCAAATACGCGCCGCCGGTGTTCTTGGCCAACGACGCGGGCTTCATCGATTCGCGCTTCGTGCAGGAGGTGGGGCCGCAGGTCCAGGGCGTGCTGACGCGCGACGTCTGGGGCAATGACGTGGCGGCATCCAAGGCCGGGCTGAAAAAGATCAACGACATGTACAAAGCCAAGACGGGCAAGGACCTGAACGGCAACAACGCCCGTTCGATGCAGGGCGTGCTGGTGCTGGCCGACGCGATCAACCGGGCCGGTTCGACCGACCCCGAGGCGATCCGCAAGGCGCTGGCCGCCACCGATCTGGGCGAGGCGCAGGTCGCGATGCCCTGGGCCGGGGTGCAGTTCGACGCCAAGGGCCAGAACACCAAGGGTTCGGGCCTGATCCTGGAGCTCAAGGGCGCGGCCTACCAGACCGTGTGGCCGGAAAAATACCGTACCGACAAGAACCTGCCCACGCTGCCGTTCACCTGGAAGTAA
- a CDS encoding branched-chain amino acid ABC transporter permease yields the protein MFEALSAGLFNGLIYAAVAVGLALIWGITDVINFAHGEFLMLGMYAAYWLYTLGHIDPTLSAPLVAVLLAFVGFLTYALIIRRLQKGPAMAVILATFGLGLVLRQIAFIAFSPDYRSLPDTLVSGSVTVAGISLGRPQVVTGLIALVVVVALFILVYRTRWGHALQAVAEDRQVAALVGISPDRVNAQVWMLGSAAVGLAGALLTTFFYVFPSVGTVFGLLAFVAVCMGGFGSLPGAFIAGILIGIIEAMTGYFVAPALKTVSVFILFILVLWYRPRGLFGRW from the coding sequence ATGTTTGAAGCTCTCTCGGCAGGCCTGTTCAACGGCCTGATCTATGCCGCGGTGGCGGTGGGGCTGGCGCTGATCTGGGGCATCACCGACGTCATCAACTTCGCCCATGGCGAGTTCCTGATGCTGGGCATGTATGCAGCCTATTGGCTCTACACGCTGGGCCACATCGATCCCACGCTGTCGGCGCCGCTGGTGGCGGTCCTGCTCGCCTTCGTCGGCTTCCTGACTTATGCGCTCATCATCCGCCGCCTGCAAAAGGGGCCGGCGATGGCGGTCATCCTGGCCACCTTCGGCCTTGGGCTGGTGCTGCGCCAGATTGCCTTCATCGCCTTCAGCCCCGACTACCGCAGCCTGCCGGACACGCTGGTGTCGGGCAGCGTCACGGTTGCCGGCATCTCGCTGGGCCGACCCCAGGTGGTGACGGGCCTGATCGCGCTGGTAGTGGTGGTCGCGCTGTTCATCCTGGTGTACCGCACGCGCTGGGGCCATGCCCTGCAGGCGGTGGCGGAAGACCGCCAGGTGGCGGCGCTGGTGGGCATTTCGCCCGACCGGGTCAACGCCCAGGTCTGGATGCTGGGCAGCGCGGCGGTCGGCCTGGCCGGCGCCTTGCTGACCACCTTCTTCTACGTATTTCCCTCGGTGGGCACGGTGTTCGGCCTGCTGGCCTTCGTGGCGGTGTGCATGGGCGGCTTCGGGTCGTTGCCTGGCGCCTTCATCGCGGGGATCCTGATCGGCATCATCGAGGCCATGACCGGCTACTTCGTCGCCCCAGCGTTGAAGACCGTGAGCGTCTTCATCCTGTTCATCCTGGTTCTCTGGTATCGGCCGCGCGGCCTGTTCGGGCGGTGGTGA
- a CDS encoding branched-chain amino acid ABC transporter permease — MNKTDKIDTVSAGVPKWPVLAAAVAAILMALVPLVVKDAFTLQVLLLAIMFGALGACWNLVGGFLGRISFGHSVFVGVGGYTTLLLLHHLKLTPLLGIPLGGVISAALAWLVGGPTLRLSGHYFAMATIALLQIGLLLMINWEWAGGAVGLEAPIGDAAWMLLFRSKVPYYWIAVGLAFLTFCATFFLVHSKTGFYWRAINGDEAASRSLGVPADRYKMLAFVMSAGMTGVWGGFFAMYVGFIDPESMFNLTMSVQVVLVTILGGVGTLIGPWLGAAVLLPLSEGTRVLWGSSGLGLDLLIFGLAILLVTLFLPGGLVTLRRRRGSAGR; from the coding sequence ATGAACAAGACAGACAAGATCGATACCGTGTCCGCCGGCGTGCCCAAATGGCCGGTCCTGGCCGCTGCCGTCGCGGCCATCCTGATGGCCCTGGTGCCGCTGGTGGTGAAGGATGCCTTCACCCTGCAGGTGCTGCTGCTGGCCATCATGTTCGGCGCGCTGGGCGCCTGCTGGAACCTGGTGGGCGGCTTCCTCGGGCGGATCTCCTTCGGCCATAGCGTGTTCGTGGGGGTAGGGGGCTACACCACCTTGCTGCTGCTGCACCATCTGAAGCTCACGCCGCTTTTGGGCATCCCGCTGGGCGGGGTGATCAGCGCCGCGCTGGCGTGGCTGGTGGGCGGACCCACCCTGCGGCTGTCCGGCCATTACTTCGCCATGGCCACCATCGCGCTGCTGCAGATCGGCCTGCTGCTGATGATCAACTGGGAATGGGCGGGCGGCGCGGTCGGCCTGGAGGCGCCCATCGGCGACGCCGCCTGGATGCTGCTGTTCCGCAGCAAGGTGCCGTACTACTGGATCGCGGTGGGGCTGGCCTTCCTGACCTTTTGCGCCACCTTCTTCCTGGTGCATTCCAAGACCGGCTTCTACTGGCGTGCCATCAACGGCGACGAGGCGGCCTCGCGCAGCCTGGGCGTGCCCGCGGACCGTTACAAGATGCTGGCATTCGTGATGTCGGCGGGCATGACCGGCGTATGGGGCGGCTTCTTTGCCATGTACGTGGGCTTCATCGACCCGGAATCCATGTTCAACCTGACGATGTCGGTGCAGGTCGTGCTGGTGACCATCCTGGGCGGGGTCGGCACGCTGATCGGCCCGTGGCTGGGCGCGGCGGTGCTGCTGCCGCTGTCCGAGGGCACGCGCGTGTTGTGGGGCAGTTCGGGCCTGGGCCTGGATCTGCTGATTTTCGGCCTGGCCATCTTGCTGGTCACGCTGTTCCTGCCGGGTGGGCTGGTGACATTGAGGAGGCGCCGTGGCTCTGCTGGACGTTAA
- a CDS encoding ABC transporter ATP-binding protein: MALLDVKNLTKQFGGLVANKDISLSVEAGEIVAIIGPNGAGKSTLFNGLVGHHEPTSGSVTFDGQSMIGRRPEQVAAMGLVRTYQIPRSFGQMTVLENAMVGALLRHPRLQDARRESARVLQLVGLAERADVRAAELNVAGQKRVELARALATEPRMLLLDEVAGGLNPAEAIALAEILRGIHASGVTLIIVEHVLEVVMRLAHRVLVLNFGQMIAEGAPQEIVRNPAVIEAYLGRKHRA, encoded by the coding sequence GTGGCTCTGCTGGACGTTAAGAACCTGACCAAGCAATTCGGCGGGCTGGTCGCGAACAAGGACATCTCGCTGTCGGTCGAGGCGGGCGAGATCGTCGCCATCATCGGCCCGAACGGAGCGGGCAAGAGCACCTTGTTCAACGGCCTGGTCGGGCATCATGAGCCCACCTCCGGCTCGGTGACTTTCGACGGCCAGTCGATGATAGGCCGGCGGCCCGAACAGGTGGCCGCCATGGGTCTGGTGCGCACTTACCAGATCCCGCGCAGCTTCGGGCAGATGACGGTGCTGGAGAACGCCATGGTCGGGGCGCTGCTGCGCCATCCGCGCCTGCAGGACGCGCGCCGCGAATCGGCCCGCGTGCTGCAACTGGTGGGCCTGGCCGAACGCGCCGACGTCAGGGCGGCCGAGCTCAATGTGGCGGGCCAGAAGCGGGTCGAACTGGCCCGGGCGCTGGCCACCGAGCCGCGCATGCTGCTGCTGGACGAAGTGGCGGGCGGACTGAACCCGGCCGAGGCCATCGCCCTGGCCGAGATCCTGCGCGGCATCCACGCGTCGGGCGTCACGCTCATCATCGTGGAGCATGTGCTGGAGGTGGTCATGCGGCTGGCGCACCGGGTGCTGGTGTTGAACTTCGGCCAGATGATCGCCGAGGGGGCGCCCCAGGAAATCGTGCGCAATCCGGCCGTGATCGAAGCCTATCTGGGGAGAAAGCACCGTGCCTGA
- a CDS encoding ABC transporter ATP-binding protein — protein MLKVEDLSVAYGGVQAVRGLSLEVRPGEIAALLGANGAGKSSTLMAIVGSVKPKSGRVIFEGRDITGTPPDRLVTQGISMIPEGARVFARQPVEQNLRLGAYTVRDERVYGERLERVYTLFPRLKERRTQLAGTMSGGERQMLAIGRALMSGPRLLLIDEPSLGLSPLLVEQVFDALAALNRDDGLSVLLVEQNMAQALEVAARAYVMQSGRVALSGEAAELAASDEVRKAYLGM, from the coding sequence ATGCTGAAAGTGGAAGACCTGAGCGTGGCCTACGGCGGCGTGCAGGCGGTGCGCGGCCTGTCGCTGGAGGTCAGGCCGGGCGAGATCGCTGCGCTGCTGGGCGCCAACGGCGCGGGCAAGTCCAGCACCCTGATGGCGATCGTCGGCTCCGTCAAGCCCAAGAGCGGCCGGGTGATTTTCGAAGGCCGGGATATCACCGGCACGCCGCCGGACAGGCTGGTGACGCAGGGTATCTCGATGATTCCCGAAGGCGCCCGCGTATTCGCGCGCCAGCCCGTGGAACAGAATCTGCGCCTGGGCGCGTACACCGTGCGCGATGAGCGCGTGTACGGGGAACGCCTGGAGCGCGTCTACACCCTGTTCCCGCGCCTGAAGGAACGTCGCACGCAGTTGGCCGGAACCATGTCGGGCGGCGAGCGCCAGATGCTGGCCATCGGCCGGGCGCTGATGAGCGGACCGCGCCTGCTCTTGATCGACGAGCCCAGCCTGGGCCTGTCGCCCTTGCTGGTGGAACAGGTATTCGACGCGCTGGCGGCCTTGAACCGCGATGACGGCCTGTCGGTCTTGTTGGTGGAGCAGAATATGGCCCAGGCGCTGGAAGTCGCGGCGCGCGCCTACGTGATGCAAAGCGGCAGGGTGGCGCTGTCGGGCGAAGCGGCGGAGCTGGCAGCCTCGGACGAGGTGCGCAAGGCCTATCTGGGGATGTAA
- a CDS encoding porin, producing MKRIPLSLALASLGLAAGAAHAETSVTLYGIADVSIRYLSTSAGSVGQDGSRVSMENGAISNSRWGLRGSEDLGDGNRAFFRLENGFNMQNGRGSDPSKTFSRLAYIGLDGGNIGALTLGLQNTPMFDLLADYFDPLTVGNYDQNAWLPAAMSRVRTNNMTKYSNTIGDLAFVLSWANGDDYKDHKAGQQYGASLRYTVGKLGLGAAYQQTYDGTDSDLRQRVWNLNASYQFDGAKVFAGYYNGRDETGWVNAVMGGNQAPGLDRKDNGYFAGATWQATPRWAITGAAYYDQSKNVVEDGDKGKRYALVAVAEYSLSKRSQIYGTVDWNKVNDAASGEIAGKSSQLGAAVGFRHIF from the coding sequence ATGAAACGCATTCCCCTATCCCTCGCCCTTGCAAGCCTGGGCCTGGCCGCCGGCGCGGCCCACGCCGAAACCAGCGTCACCCTGTACGGCATCGCCGACGTCAGCATCCGCTACCTGAGCACCAGCGCCGGCAGCGTCGGTCAAGACGGCAGCCGCGTGTCGATGGAGAACGGCGCCATATCCAACAGCCGTTGGGGCCTGCGCGGCTCCGAAGACCTGGGCGACGGCAACCGCGCCTTCTTCCGCCTGGAAAACGGCTTCAACATGCAGAACGGCCGCGGCTCGGATCCGTCCAAGACCTTCAGCCGCCTGGCCTACATCGGCCTGGACGGCGGCAACATCGGCGCGCTGACCCTGGGTCTGCAGAACACCCCGATGTTCGACCTGCTGGCCGACTACTTCGACCCGCTGACCGTCGGCAACTACGACCAGAACGCCTGGCTGCCCGCCGCCATGTCGCGCGTGCGCACCAACAACATGACCAAGTACTCCAACACCATTGGAGACCTGGCGTTCGTGCTGTCCTGGGCCAACGGCGACGACTACAAGGACCACAAGGCCGGCCAGCAGTACGGCGCCAGCCTGCGCTACACCGTCGGCAAGCTGGGCCTGGGCGCGGCCTACCAGCAGACCTACGATGGCACGGATTCCGATCTGCGCCAGCGCGTCTGGAACCTGAACGCCTCGTATCAGTTCGACGGCGCCAAGGTCTTCGCCGGCTACTACAACGGCCGCGACGAAACCGGCTGGGTCAACGCCGTGATGGGCGGCAACCAGGCGCCCGGCCTGGACCGCAAGGACAATGGCTACTTCGCCGGCGCCACCTGGCAGGCCACGCCGCGCTGGGCCATCACCGGCGCCGCCTACTACGACCAGAGCAAGAACGTGGTCGAAGACGGCGACAAGGGCAAGCGCTACGCGCTGGTCGCCGTGGCCGAGTACTCGCTGTCCAAGCGCTCGCAGATCTACGGCACGGTCGACTGGAACAAGGTCAACGACGCCGCCAGCGGCGAAATCGCCGGCAAGAGCAGCCAGCTCGGCGCCGCAGTGGGCTTCCGCCACATCTTCTGA
- a CDS encoding TRAP transporter large permease, with translation MNELLVITLLVVSIFALLGCGVWVGLTLAGTAWIGMEIFSSRPAGDAMAVTIWGASSSWTLTALPLFLWMGEILFRTRLSEDLFKGLAPWLNRLPGRLLHTNVIGCAIFAAVSGSSAATCATVGKMTIPELTRRGYPEDKILGTLSGAGTLGLLIPPSIIMIVYGVAADVSIAKLFIAGIVPGILLALLFMGYIAWWAIRNPGQVPAADPGLSLLEKLSRSRHLIPVMLLIGAVLGSIYTGIATATEAAAVGVVGALILSALQGSLNRSAFMQSLLGATRLYCMIALILAGAQFLTLAMGYIGLPRALAEWIGGLGLSQFGLIMALMVFFIVLGCFLDGISIVVLTMGVLLPTVQAAGIDLIWFGIFIVFVVEMAQITPPVGFNLFVLSGMSGRELPYIARASLPMFFLMILAVLLLYAVPGIATWLPLHMTL, from the coding sequence ATGAATGAACTACTCGTCATCACCCTATTGGTCGTCTCGATCTTCGCGCTCCTGGGCTGCGGGGTCTGGGTCGGCCTGACCCTGGCGGGGACCGCCTGGATCGGCATGGAGATCTTCTCCAGCCGGCCCGCGGGCGATGCCATGGCCGTCACCATCTGGGGCGCGTCCTCCAGCTGGACGCTGACCGCCCTGCCGCTTTTCCTGTGGATGGGCGAAATCCTGTTCCGCACGCGGCTGTCCGAAGACCTGTTCAAGGGGCTCGCCCCCTGGCTCAACCGCCTGCCCGGGCGGCTGCTGCACACCAACGTGATCGGCTGCGCCATCTTCGCGGCGGTCTCGGGCTCGTCCGCGGCGACCTGCGCCACGGTCGGCAAGATGACCATCCCGGAACTGACGCGCCGCGGCTATCCCGAGGACAAGATCCTGGGTACGCTGTCGGGCGCCGGCACGCTGGGCCTGCTGATCCCGCCGTCCATCATCATGATCGTGTACGGCGTGGCGGCGGACGTGTCCATCGCCAAGCTGTTCATCGCGGGCATCGTGCCGGGCATCCTGCTGGCCCTGCTGTTCATGGGCTACATCGCCTGGTGGGCGATCCGCAATCCCGGCCAGGTGCCGGCGGCCGACCCCGGCCTGTCGCTGCTGGAAAAGCTGTCGCGTTCGCGCCATCTGATCCCGGTGATGCTGCTGATCGGCGCGGTGCTGGGTTCCATCTATACCGGCATCGCCACCGCCACGGAAGCGGCGGCGGTCGGCGTGGTGGGCGCGCTGATCCTGTCTGCGCTGCAGGGATCGCTGAACCGCTCCGCCTTCATGCAATCGCTGCTGGGCGCAACCCGGCTGTACTGCATGATTGCGCTGATCCTGGCGGGCGCGCAGTTCCTGACCCTGGCCATGGGCTATATCGGCCTGCCGCGCGCGCTGGCTGAATGGATCGGGGGGCTGGGCCTGTCGCAGTTCGGGCTCATCATGGCGCTGATGGTGTTCTTCATCGTCCTGGGCTGCTTCCTGGACGGCATCTCCATTGTCGTGCTGACCATGGGCGTGCTGTTGCCCACCGTGCAGGCCGCCGGCATCGATCTGATCTGGTTCGGCATCTTCATCGTGTTCGTTGTGGAAATGGCACAAATCACGCCGCCCGTGGGGTTCAACCTGTTCGTTCTGTCCGGCATGAGCGGCAGGGAACTGCCCTACATCGCGCGCGCCTCGCTGCCGATGTTCTTCCTGATGATCCTGGCGGTGCTGCTGCTCTATGCCGTGCCCGGCATAGCGACGTGGCTGCCGCTGCACATGACGCTGTAG
- a CDS encoding TRAP transporter small permease, with amino-acid sequence MRRFLDGLYGAAGLLAGLCTIGVLVSVLAAIIARQLSMNIPGTDAYAGYFMAAAGFLALASTFKHGEHIRVTLLLNSLKPAAGRKLDIFALAVGCLLASAFAFFSVKLTYDSWQFNDISTSNDATPLWIPQLSMAVGTVLFLVALIDELIRRSRGLSAATSQQTHE; translated from the coding sequence ATGCGCCGCTTTCTAGATGGTCTCTACGGCGCGGCCGGCCTGCTGGCCGGCCTGTGCACGATCGGCGTCCTGGTGTCGGTGCTGGCCGCGATCATCGCGCGCCAGCTCAGCATGAACATACCCGGCACGGACGCCTATGCCGGGTATTTCATGGCCGCCGCCGGGTTCCTCGCCCTTGCCAGTACGTTCAAGCACGGCGAACACATCCGCGTGACGCTGCTGCTCAATTCGCTCAAGCCCGCCGCAGGCCGCAAGCTGGATATCTTCGCCCTGGCGGTCGGCTGCCTGCTCGCGTCCGCCTTCGCGTTCTTCAGCGTCAAGCTGACCTACGACTCCTGGCAGTTCAACGACATCTCCACGTCCAACGACGCGACGCCGCTCTGGATACCGCAACTCAGCATGGCCGTGGGCACGGTGCTGTTCCTGGTCGCCCTGATCGACGAGCTGATCCGACGCTCACGCGGCCTGTCCGCCGCCACTTCGCAGCAAACCCATGAATGA
- a CDS encoding TRAP transporter substrate-binding protein translates to MHKKISLLAGSIVLAFSAGAQAQTKWDLPTAYPASNFHVENLTTFVKDVDTLSEGKLKITLHNNASLYKAPEIKRAVQGNQAQIGEILLTNFANEDPIYELDGLPFLATGYDASFKLYQAQKPFLEKKLNAHGMTLLYAVAWPPQGIFANKDIKQISDMKGLKWRAYSPVTAKIAELVGAQPVTVQQAELAQAMATGVIDSYMSSASTGYDTKTYEYIKKFYDTQAWLPKNAIIVNKKAFDALDPATQAALKKAGAQAEERGWKLSQEKNKWYQAELAKNGMETIQPTVELKEGLSVIGKRMLDDWLKKAGADGQAMIDAYKKQ, encoded by the coding sequence ATGCACAAGAAGATTTCCCTGTTGGCAGGCAGCATCGTCCTGGCGTTCAGCGCCGGCGCCCAGGCTCAAACGAAATGGGATCTGCCCACCGCCTATCCGGCCAGCAACTTCCACGTTGAAAACCTGACCACCTTCGTCAAGGACGTCGACACGCTGTCCGAAGGCAAGCTGAAGATCACGCTGCACAACAACGCCTCGCTGTACAAAGCGCCCGAGATCAAGCGCGCGGTGCAGGGCAACCAGGCGCAGATCGGCGAGATCCTGCTGACCAACTTTGCGAACGAAGATCCGATCTACGAACTGGACGGCCTGCCCTTCCTGGCCACCGGCTATGACGCGTCGTTCAAACTCTATCAAGCGCAGAAGCCCTTCCTCGAAAAGAAGCTCAACGCGCACGGCATGACGCTGCTGTACGCGGTGGCCTGGCCGCCCCAGGGCATCTTCGCCAACAAGGACATCAAGCAGATCAGCGATATGAAGGGCCTGAAGTGGCGCGCCTACAGCCCGGTGACGGCCAAGATCGCCGAACTGGTCGGCGCGCAGCCCGTTACCGTGCAGCAGGCTGAACTGGCCCAGGCCATGGCCACCGGCGTGATCGATTCCTATATGTCCTCGGCCTCCACCGGCTACGACACCAAGACCTACGAGTACATCAAGAAGTTCTACGACACCCAGGCCTGGCTGCCGAAGAACGCCATCATCGTCAACAAGAAGGCGTTCGACGCGCTTGACCCCGCGACCCAGGCCGCCTTGAAGAAGGCCGGCGCGCAAGCCGAAGAGCGCGGCTGGAAGCTGTCGCAGGAAAAGAACAAGTGGTATCAGGCGGAACTGGCCAAGAACGGCATGGAAACCATCCAGCCCACGGTCGAGCTGAAGGAAGGCCTGTCCGTGATCGGCAAGCGCATGCTGGACGACTGGCTGAAGAAGGCTGGCGCCGATGGCCAGGCCATGATCGACGCCTACAAGAAGCAGTGA
- the nudC gene encoding NAD(+) diphosphatase: MNFVFRRDELLVEETSAVLPDTALCVQIGVAAAALQPIWAMPGSPCRTVHVEPGVEPPQGYAFRKLRSLFGVLDDERMALAGRAYQIAEWARTHRFCGVCGTPAERVPTEFCLRCPSCGFSAYPRISPAMMVLIRKGDSILLARHTTTATSRYTALAGFVEPGESIEQTIHREVHEEVGLKVGNLQYFGSQSWPFPHSLMVAFTADYVSGDIRVQEDEIADARWFGPGDPMPEIAPRISIAGWLIRANLPMGWSAP; encoded by the coding sequence GTGAATTTCGTTTTCCGTCGTGATGAGTTGCTGGTTGAAGAGACGTCCGCCGTATTGCCGGACACTGCCTTGTGCGTGCAGATAGGCGTGGCGGCCGCGGCCTTGCAGCCGATCTGGGCCATGCCCGGCTCGCCCTGCCGCACGGTGCATGTCGAACCTGGCGTGGAACCGCCGCAGGGCTACGCCTTCAGGAAGCTGCGTTCGCTCTTTGGCGTGCTGGATGACGAGCGCATGGCGCTGGCCGGACGCGCCTACCAGATCGCCGAATGGGCGCGCACGCACCGGTTCTGCGGCGTCTGCGGTACGCCGGCAGAGCGGGTGCCCACCGAATTCTGTCTGCGTTGCCCGTCCTGCGGCTTCTCGGCCTACCCGCGCATTTCGCCCGCCATGATGGTGCTGATCCGCAAGGGCGACAGCATCCTGCTGGCGCGCCACACCACCACCGCGACCTCGCGCTATACCGCCTTGGCCGGTTTCGTCGAGCCAGGCGAAAGCATCGAACAGACCATCCACCGCGAGGTCCATGAGGAGGTCGGCCTGAAGGTCGGCAACCTGCAGTATTTCGGCAGCCAGTCCTGGCCGTTTCCGCATTCGCTCATGGTCGCGTTCACGGCGGACTACGTGTCCGGCGACATACGCGTGCAGGAAGACGAGATCGCCGATGCGCGCTGGTTCGGTCCGGGCGATCCCATGCCCGAGATCGCGCCGCGGATTTCCATCGCGGGATGGTTGATCCGGGCGAACCTGCCCATGGGCTGGTCGGCGCCTTAA
- a CDS encoding winged helix DNA-binding protein: MTPTLIASSAHLAGGSAPDLSEVEFGLMIASHAFDRWTVRCMAAAGLPDLTPTDVMVFHHVYHRERPKKLADICFTLNVEDTHIVSYALKKLDRLGVVKGERSSKEVFYSVTPEGAAILKRYAEVREQCLTAGLDAPGGGGLDYSRQLAHTLRALSGLYDQAARAATSL; the protein is encoded by the coding sequence ATGACCCCCACTTTGATTGCATCGTCGGCCCATTTGGCCGGCGGCAGCGCGCCTGACCTTTCCGAAGTGGAATTCGGTCTGATGATCGCCAGCCATGCCTTCGACCGCTGGACCGTGCGCTGCATGGCGGCGGCCGGGCTGCCCGACCTGACGCCCACCGACGTGATGGTCTTTCATCATGTCTATCACCGTGAGCGCCCCAAAAAGCTGGCCGACATCTGCTTCACGCTGAATGTCGAGGACACGCACATCGTCAGCTACGCGCTTAAGAAGCTGGACCGCCTGGGCGTGGTCAAGGGCGAGCGCAGCAGCAAGGAAGTCTTTTACAGCGTGACCCCGGAAGGCGCGGCCATACTCAAGCGCTATGCCGAGGTCCGCGAACAATGCCTGACCGCCGGCCTGGACGCGCCGGGCGGGGGCGGGCTGGACTACAGCCGCCAACTGGCGCATACGCTGCGCGCGTTGTCCGGCCTGTACGACCAGGCGGCCCGCGCGGCGACCTCTCTCTGA